Proteins encoded together in one Nocardioides marinisabuli window:
- a CDS encoding NAD(P)(+) transhydrogenase (Re/Si-specific) subunit beta: MPTWVQLVYLGCAVCFILALKGLSGPRTARLGNLVGAAAAVVAVVVPFAYLELDHVPLMLAAIAVGSLVGVVGARKVQMTQMPQMVALFNGVGGGAAALVALLELQHMGARTPAFDLAATAFTVVVGSVSFAGSAVTFAKLQELMTSRPVVFPGLPVAFGGALVAGVGLSVLVVLDASLAVGVVLGLVGLALGVLLVLPVGGADVPIVISLLNAFTGLTVAAGGYVLGNVVLLVAGTLVGAAGTFLTLLMAGAMGRSVANILFGALRGGSTLGAGVASDRPVRSAGPEDVAILLAYADRVIVVPGYGLAVAQAQHTLRELVEVLLARGAKVDYAIHPVAGRMPGHMNVLLAEAQVPYDQLAEMDDINGEFRQTDVVLVVGANDVVNPAARTTPSAPIYGMPILDVDQAKQVVFLKRSMRPGFAGIENELLFEPTTTLLFGDAKESLAKLLAALKAV; this comes from the coding sequence ATGCCGACCTGGGTCCAGCTGGTCTACCTGGGCTGCGCGGTCTGCTTCATCCTGGCGCTGAAGGGGCTCTCGGGCCCACGCACCGCGCGGCTGGGCAACCTCGTCGGCGCCGCTGCCGCGGTCGTGGCCGTGGTGGTGCCCTTCGCCTACCTCGAGCTCGACCACGTGCCGCTGATGCTGGCCGCGATCGCGGTCGGCTCGCTGGTCGGCGTCGTGGGGGCGCGCAAGGTCCAGATGACCCAGATGCCGCAGATGGTGGCGCTCTTCAACGGCGTCGGTGGTGGCGCCGCCGCGCTGGTGGCGCTGCTGGAGCTGCAGCACATGGGGGCGCGCACCCCCGCCTTCGACCTGGCCGCCACGGCGTTCACCGTCGTCGTCGGCTCGGTCTCCTTCGCCGGCTCGGCGGTCACCTTCGCCAAGCTCCAGGAGCTGATGACCTCGCGCCCGGTGGTCTTCCCCGGGCTGCCGGTGGCCTTCGGCGGCGCCCTGGTGGCCGGCGTCGGGCTCTCGGTGCTGGTGGTGCTCGACGCCTCGCTCGCCGTGGGCGTCGTGCTCGGTCTCGTGGGCCTGGCCCTGGGCGTCCTGCTGGTGCTGCCCGTCGGCGGGGCCGACGTGCCGATCGTGATCTCGCTGCTCAACGCCTTCACCGGCCTGACCGTCGCCGCGGGCGGCTACGTGCTCGGCAACGTCGTGCTGCTGGTCGCCGGCACCCTGGTCGGCGCGGCCGGCACCTTCCTGACGCTGCTGATGGCCGGTGCGATGGGCCGCTCGGTGGCCAACATCCTGTTCGGCGCGCTGCGCGGCGGCTCCACCCTCGGGGCGGGCGTGGCCTCCGACCGGCCGGTCCGCTCGGCCGGGCCCGAGGACGTCGCGATCCTGCTGGCGTACGCCGACCGGGTCATCGTCGTGCCCGGCTACGGCCTGGCGGTGGCCCAGGCCCAGCACACGCTGCGCGAGCTGGTCGAGGTGCTGCTGGCGCGCGGCGCGAAGGTCGACTACGCCATCCACCCGGTCGCCGGGCGGATGCCCGGCCACATGAACGTGCTGCTCGCCGAGGCGCAGGTGCCCTACGACCAGCTCGCCGAGATGGACGACATCAACGGCGAGTTCCGCCAGACCGACGTCGTGCTGGTCGTCGGCGCCAACGACGTGGTCAACCCGGCGGCGCGCACCACGCCCTCGGCGCCGATCTACGGGATGCCGATCCTCGACGTCGACCAGGCCAAGCAGGTGGTCTTCCTCAAGCGCTCGATGCGCCCCGGCTTCGCCGGCATCGAGAACGAGCTGCTCTTCGAGCCCACCACCACCCTGCTCTTCGGCGACGCCAAGGAGTCGCTCGCCAAGCTGCTGGCGGCGCTCAAGGCGGTCTGA
- a CDS encoding organic hydroperoxide resistance protein: protein MTNTPEKIVYTARATVHGGREGHAKSDDGVLDLTLTAPRETGGPGTGTNPEQLFAVGYGACFQGALAMVAKQHGVDARDSVLEIAVGFGPEGDSFAITADITATIPGVDDAKAQELVEAAHQVCPYSKATRGNVPVTVTGKGA from the coding sequence ATGACCAACACACCGGAGAAGATCGTCTACACCGCCCGCGCCACCGTCCACGGCGGCCGCGAGGGCCACGCCAAGTCCGACGACGGCGTCCTCGACCTGACCCTGACCGCCCCGAGGGAGACCGGCGGGCCGGGCACCGGCACCAACCCCGAGCAGCTGTTCGCGGTCGGCTACGGCGCCTGCTTCCAGGGGGCGCTGGCCATGGTCGCCAAGCAGCACGGCGTCGACGCGCGTGACTCGGTGCTCGAGATCGCGGTGGGCTTCGGGCCGGAGGGCGACTCGTTCGCCATCACCGCCGACATCACCGCCACGATCCCGGGGGTCGACGACGCCAAGGCCCAGGAGCTGGTCGAGGCCGCGCACCAGGTGTGCCCCTACTCCAAGGCGACCCGCGGCAACGTGCCGGTGACCGTCACCGGCAAGGGGGCCTGA
- the upp gene encoding uracil phosphoribosyltransferase, with protein MRTHVVDHPLVTHKLTTLRDQSTDSPTFRALTDELVTLLAYEATRDVRVSTVEIQTPVSPATGVRLDSPKPLVVPILRAGLGMLDGMMRLLPTAEVGFLGMVRNEETLEASTYAERLPDDLSGRQCYVLDPMLATGGTLAAAIRFLTDRGADHITAICLLAAPEGCERLAADLEGLDVPVTVVTAAMDERLNDKGYIVPGLGDAGDRLYGVAH; from the coding sequence ATGCGCACCCACGTCGTGGACCACCCCCTCGTCACCCACAAGCTCACCACGCTGCGGGACCAGAGCACCGACTCCCCGACCTTCCGGGCGCTGACCGACGAGCTGGTGACCCTGCTGGCCTACGAGGCGACCCGCGACGTGCGGGTCTCCACCGTCGAGATCCAGACCCCCGTCTCCCCCGCCACCGGCGTCCGGCTCGACTCGCCCAAGCCGCTGGTGGTGCCGATCCTGCGCGCCGGGTTGGGCATGCTCGACGGGATGATGCGCCTGCTGCCGACCGCGGAGGTCGGCTTCCTGGGCATGGTGCGCAACGAGGAGACGCTCGAGGCGTCGACGTACGCCGAGCGGCTGCCCGACGACCTGTCGGGGCGCCAGTGCTACGTGCTCGACCCGATGCTGGCCACCGGCGGCACCCTGGCCGCGGCGATCCGCTTCCTCACCGACCGCGGCGCCGACCACATCACCGCGATCTGCCTGCTGGCCGCCCCCGAGGGCTGCGAGCGGCTGGCCGCCGACCTCGAGGGCCTCGACGTCCCGGTCACGGTCGTCACCGCCGCGATGGACGAGCGGCTCAACGACAAGGGCTACATCGTGCCCGGTCTCGGCGATGCCGGCGACCGGTTGTACGGCGTGGCCCACTGA
- a CDS encoding tRNA adenosine deaminase-associated protein has product MAEQLDEVDFALAAYRTEGEWVVAELTHDHLGDVDVLASALRRFPGDAGTLGLVAIDEDFFVLVRVSGGSTRLLLSDVTAAEEWELAASVLEHLHLPDPEDDDEPEPAGEVGLLADLGVSAATMAELIDDEELYPDELLSEVARMVGFGELFDDVVGLTSA; this is encoded by the coding sequence ATGGCCGAGCAGCTCGACGAGGTCGACTTCGCCCTGGCGGCCTACCGCACCGAGGGCGAGTGGGTCGTGGCCGAGCTGACCCACGACCACCTCGGGGACGTCGACGTGCTGGCCAGCGCGCTGCGCCGCTTCCCCGGCGACGCCGGCACGCTGGGCCTGGTCGCGATCGACGAGGACTTCTTCGTGCTCGTGCGCGTCTCGGGCGGCTCCACCCGGCTGCTGCTCTCCGACGTCACGGCGGCCGAGGAGTGGGAGCTGGCGGCCTCGGTGCTGGAGCACCTGCACCTGCCCGACCCCGAGGACGACGACGAGCCCGAGCCCGCCGGCGAGGTGGGGCTGCTGGCCGACCTCGGCGTCAGCGCGGCCACGATGGCCGAGCTCATCGACGACGAGGAGCTCTACCCCGACGAGCTGCTCTCGGAGGTCGCGCGGATGGTCGGCTTCGGCGAGCTCTTCGACGACGTGGTCGGCCTGACCTCGGCGTGA